A stretch of the Thunnus thynnus chromosome 7, fThuThy2.1, whole genome shotgun sequence genome encodes the following:
- the igsf10 gene encoding immunoglobulin superfamily member 10 translates to MSVCACSASYLRRLLLRTLLFLAAVLPTSGDCPKSCACYVPTEVHCTFRYLTAIPDHIQPAVERINLGYNSITVLGENDLSGLENLELLMLHSNTIHSIEDRAFQDLKSLQVLKMSYNKVKEINKETFKGLDSLLRLHMGHNNIEFISPEAFYGLTNLQLVHLEGNHLQQLHPDTFITLRHSQVFKVSSVRNIHLSDNLLTSLPADIFSGCSQLENLFLHGNPWTCDCRMNWFPVWAQRNAGVLKCKRDRRYPRGQLCPVCENPTFYHDRPLSLLPSDSFTCSKPWIHPHLKKKNISLDEGDFTPVSPKDFIAPLGSMQMNLADQFHNDASLSCTVQRPYAVENLTLTLEEEGGNNITVLTAGITTYLVCNIDYEHIQRLWQILATYSDFPMRLERGLMLARSPEMVYRYSQEPKEEEELVHTNIEGEIKASPAWLMQGEINFQLDRTSTTSSTLHIKYQSVVNLRMENTSPKKDRYSWTMIKRDNKTKTEHTVLTGGVAQLSCQIQGEPKPLLEWILPDGSKVRAPYTSEDRRIIITAEGKLTLRGADASDTGLYRCIATNYLDADILTFRVTVLSPDVEEFDVNGVQLSQPLGKNLLFECGSSGSPKASVQWILPDHSILDKSHGNRKLYENGSLLIEGLTARDRGFYRCLVANHLGVDLLVSQVTVTGERTVFDNEGSGIEMEVKMDPTVTDNTVTLSETPSSSSFDGTSQESRTVTSDRPYPRLRLRGKGGLGGRLGQRRRGPVSNRRMWSSRVFDKAHRKVDPEKFAEFMKKAQDGSRIKTEREKVKDVESHTVFSGDGEIGSGEGHSKNHLNILPSIVKPTTDNPEEGRIFGQENRQSETTEQTSQGSIVATTGTHQTVTENTNTLTTESYMQSDATPIRSTFMHNPTERSESQRDAFTPYDTISHNTGISSFDETTEFYALERTTKPVTLQVTVTDTSQETQLLFSGEQPAEPETSTGAALSFTTDPYVTPMRDGPGPGEIVIHTDPESQTTFTAVTTTKRQQDEITFHTTQTIKSPRLSAGSTIISRQQIHIIPNKNGRRGGRRRTFQGRRRIIKPNRITDIQSFINKFKQPSVHKGQVTQGNATVPYRIELTTDCDCDEDKKKTETTDLQVVTPTASSSSSLHRTERPASTQNTAASPTNYFIPSNAPFTHTESRPDVSNGYITSADAPEFDPTIDPFLTTNKELSISTTTTTTTTSKVIRGRIPWNRLFGGRQREEILGRLRKPFINPKTSTTAETTTMTSTTAPGAMPTTITNSLAEPETLSPSRHTESKESSLDDDYGNVFSAEFELTTVGPSIQHLTTTNPSYYSRSSTTAETPPESQTLPSPPTVKPPLMENPDEALSSGSGGQDRVWWTRGRQGRRRRPFRGRRPLKKPTVSKLYPTTTTEALTTEVTTTEITMETSVETTIGPRQTVSVSKPLYTPSRTADRTTVTVSAEETSERETYSYEEVDWNRFTSSSTPVYTTTNTPFIPSTTFMPTTSKRPYTTAQNRIHSHIRPPTQKNNGPTTHMTPMSGIKPTVQSSAARGSADKGLNFDTMTIFTAEQGYTNTPAPYNNKDIHNAITSVYNHATGYETTGANIAGFQPTTMVMTSKPKIVGGNAASFTVLADSDAFLPCEAVGNPQPTITWKRLSSSTGSTDTIKGRMGKFEVLSNGTLSIQNANIKDRGQYLCLAENDHGSDKLVVTLSVVAYPSRILEPKIREIKSHAGNTVEMKCKAEGRPTPLISWILANRTQVRGPNSEKERVSVTAEGTLVIEQVSVYDRGHYKCIASNPAGADTATVRLQVVAAPPGIMEEKRQQVKAGVRQNLWLPCTGQGSPQPTIHWVLYDGSVVRSNRPARDTRISVYENGTLHMKDVTIADSGKYECIATSSTGSERRVVTLTVERQESAPQIVETSQRVTELFFGDQLTLNCSATGDPKPIIIWRLPSKAVVDQWHRMGSRIQVLDNGTLIINTVIDKDAGDYLCVARNKIGDDLQLMRVRVSMKPAKIEPKLYGKKQVPYGNDLKVDCKASGAPKPEISWGLPDGTVVNSALQADASSGQGRARRYTLFDNGTLYLNQVGMSEEGDYTCYAENQVGKDEMHVHITVVTAAPRIRPHSQTYAMVKPGGNIRFDCEAVGEPKPKILWMLPTNDVIAASNERYLMHVNGSLDIRDVKLIDAGEYVCMARNPAGENRKVYKLYIDGNPPVINGYQQNRTVIKDVAPKFSRKFIDCKAEGNPAPIITWIMPDNIFLTAPYFGSRINVHHNGTLEIRNVRPTDTAEFICMARNDGGEAVMVVQLEVTSMLRRPIFKNPFNERIVSWIGKTTVLNCSADGQPMPEITWTLPNGTRFTGGPEGVSRHHLGNDGTLIIYNPRQEDAGKYRCGAKNVMGYIEKLIVLDVGQKPYILTRPRGIIRSVSGEPLFLHCLSDGSPRPRIYWTIPGGHTLTRPQVLGRYRLLDNGTLVVGDTTVHDQGNYVCRARNDAGEAVLTVPVVVLAYPPRITTGPPPSVKAVAGTSVQLNCAAIGIPKPDITWELPDHSFLSTAEQGRPMGSEQLHPQGTLTIQTLTASDTGSYKCLAKNHLGSDSKVIYIHVL, encoded by the exons atgagtgtgtgtgcctgcagcGCTTCATACCTGCGGAGGTTGCTGCTGAGGACTCTGTTGTTCTTGGCTGCTGTGCTGCCAACGAGCGGCGACTGCCCCAAATCATGCGCCTGTTATGTTCCCACCGAAGTGCACTGCACCTTCAGATACCTGACCGCAATACCTGACCACATCCAGCCAGCTGTGGAAAGAATTAACCTCGG GTACAACAGCATAACTGTCTTGGGAGAAAACGATCTTTCAGGACTTGAGAACTTGGAGCTATTGATGCTGCATAGTAATACTATCCACAGTATTGAAGACAGAGCATTCCAAGACCTCAAGTCGTTACAG GTTCTGAAGATGTCCTATAATAAAGTAAAGGAAATCAACAAAGAGACATTCAAAGGCCTGGACAGTCTGCTGAGACTCCACATGGGCCACAACAACATTGAGTTCATCAGCCCAGAGGCTTTCTATGGCCTGACCAATCTACAGTTGGTCCATCTGGAGGGTAATCATCTCCAGCAGCTCCACCCAGACACATTCATTACACTGAGACACAGCCAGGTGTTCAAGGTTTCCTCAGTGAGAAACATCCACCTGTCAGACAACCTCCTCACCAGCTTGCCTGCAGATATTTTCTCAGGCTGCAGCCAGTTGGAAAACCTCTTCCTGCATGGTAACCCCTGGACTTGTGATTGCCGTATGAACTGGTTCCCAGTGTGGGCACAGAGAAACGCAG GTGTGCTGAAATGCAAGCGAGACAGGAGATATCCAAGAGGCCAGCTGTGTCCTGTTTGTGAAAATCCTACCTTTTACCATGACAGACCCCTGTCCCTTCTCCCTAGTGACTCCTTCACTTGTTCCAAACCCTGGATCCATCCCCAtctaaagaagaaaaacatcagctTGGACGAGGGGGACTTCACTCCAGTTTCCCCCAAGGACTTTATCGCCCCATTAGGCTCTATGCAAATGAACCTGGCTGACCAGTTTCACAATGATGCCAGCCTATCCTGCACTGTCCAGAGGCCATATGCTGTTGAGAACCTCACACTGAccttggaggaggagggaggaaataACATCACTGTGCTTACAGCTGGCATAACTACATATTTAGTCTGTAACATTGACTATGAACACATCCAGCGGTTGTGGCAGATCCTGGCCACCTACAGTGACTTTCCAATGAGACTGGAGAGAGGCTTAATGCTGGCCAGAAGCCCAGAAATGGTGTACAGGTACAGTCAGGAAccaaaggaggaagaggagttggTTCACACAAACATTGAGGGTGAGATTAAAGCCTCTCCTGCATGGTTGATGCAGGGCGAGATTAACTTCCAGCTTGACCGCACTTCTACCACTTCCTCTACTCTGCACATTAAGTACCAGTCTGTGGTTAACCTACGTATGGAAAACACATCCCCTAAGAAGGACCGCTATTCCTGGACCATGATAAAGCGAGACAACAAAACCAAGACTGAGCACACAGTACTTACAG GTGGTGTGGCACAGTTAAGCTGTCAAATCCAGGGTGAGCCAAAGCCTTTGTTGGAGTGGATTTTACCAGATGGAAGTAAGGTCAGAGCACCCTACACCAGTGAGGACAGAAGGATCATAATCACTGCTGAAGGGAAGCTCACTCTGCGGGGTGCAGATGCCTCCGACACAGGCCTCTACCGATGCATTGCCACAAACTACCTGGATGCAGATATTCTCACCTTTCGAGTGACAGTTCTGTCCCCTGATGTGGAAGAATTTGATGTCAATGGTGTCCAACTCTCACAGCCACTGGgtaaaaatctgttatttgagTGTGGTTCTTCAGGAAGTCCTAAGGCCTCGGTACAGTGGATCCTCCCTGACCACTCAATACTGGACAAGTCTCATGGAAACAGAAAGTTGTATGAGAATGGATCCCTACTGATTGAGGGTCTCACTGCGAGGGACCGAGGATTTTATAGGTGTTTGGTTGCTAATCACCTGGGAGTTGACCTGCTGGTGTCTCAGGTGACAGTAACTGGAGAAAGGACAGTCTTTGACAATGAGGGCTCCGGGATAGAAATGGAGGTCAAGATGGACCCCACCGTGACTGACAACACAGTCACCCTCAGTGAGACCCCGTCTTCCAGTTCCTTTGACGGAACTAGTCAGGAATCCAGGACCGTCACCTCAGATCGACCGTACCCCAGACTGAGGTTACGGGGCAAAGGAGGCCTAGGGGGTAGATTGGGACAGAGAAGGAGGGGTCCAGTCAGCAACAGACGCATGTGGAGCAGTAGGGTCTTTGATAAAGCACACAGGAAAGTGGACCCAGAGAAATTTGCTGAATTTATGAAAAAGGCTCAAGATGGATCAagaataaagacagagagagagaaggtaaAAGATGTAGAGTCGCATACTGTTTTTTCTGGTGATGGTGAAATTGGCTCTGGTGAGGGTCATAGTAAAAACCATCTCAACATTCTACCAAGTATAGTCAAGCCAACTACAGATAACCCAGAAGAAGGTAGAATATTTGGGCAGGAGAACAGGCAGTCTGAAACAACCGAACAGACCAGTCAGGGTAGTATTGTAGCAACAACAGGGACACATCAGACAgtaacagaaaatacaaacacattaacaaCAGAGTCATATATGCAGTCTGATGCTACACCAATCAGGTCCACATTCATGCACAATCCAACAGAAAGGAGTGAAAGTCAAAGAGATGCATTCACACCATATGACACAATTTCACACAACACAGGCATTTCTAGTTTTGATGAGACTACAGAGTTTTATGCCCTGGAAAGAACTACTAAGCCAGTCACTCTCCAAGTCACTGTGACAGACACTTCACAAGAAACTCAGCTCCTGTTTTCAGGAGAACAACCTGCAGAACCAGAGACATCCACTGGGGCGGCACTCTCATTTACCACAGACCCTTATGTCACTCCAATGAGGGATGGACCAGGCCCAGGGGAGATAGTCATCCACACAGATCCAGAAAGCCAGACTACATTCACAGCCGTCACCACTACAAAGAGACAGCAAGATGAGATCACATTCCACACTACCCAAACAATCAAATCCCCACGCCTTTCTGCTGGATCCACCATCATCTCCCGGCAGCAGATCCATATCATCCCAAACAAGAATGGCAGAAGAGGGGGCCGCAGGAGGACCTTCCAAGGCCGCAGGAGGATCATCAAACCCAACAGGATTACTGACATACAGTCATTCATCAATAAATTTAAACAGCCATCAGTGCACAAGGGTCAAGTGACGCAAGGGAATGCCACGGTGCCATATAGAATTGAACTGACCACAG ACTGTGACTGtgatgaagacaaaaagaagacagaaaccACTGATCTGCAGGTGGTCACACCAACAGCTTCTTCTAGTTCATCTTTACACAGAACAGAGAGACCTGCCTCTACACAAAATACTGCAGCTTCACCCACAAACTATTTTATTCCTTCAAATGCCCCCTTCACACATACAGAGTCCAGGCCAGATGTTTCCAATGGCTACATAACCTCTGCTGATGCCCCTGAGTTTGACCCTACAATTGATCCATTTTTGACCACAAACAAAGAACTGTCAATCTCCACCACAACCACTACTACAACCACCTCTAAAGTTATTCGTGGGAGAATTCCATGGAACAGGCTGTTTGGAGGCAGACAAAGGGAAGAGATACTGGGCAGGTTAAGGAAGCCATTTATCAATCCCAAAACCTCAACTACAGCTGAAACTACAACAATGACCTCAACTACAGCCCCTGGTGCTATGCCCACCACCATTACAAACTCCCTGGCTGAACCTGAGACTCTGTCCCCAtccagacacacagagagcaaagaGAGCTCATTAGATGATGACTATGGAAATGTATTCTCTGCAGAGTTTGAGCTAACAACAGTGGGACCCAGCATTCAACATCTAACTACTACTAACCCATCATATTACTCTAGGTCCTCCACCACTGCTGAAACACCACCTGAGTCACAGACTCTACCCTCCCCACCTACTGTCAAACCACCTTTAATGGAAAATCCTGATGAAGCGTTATCATCAGGGTCTGGTGGACAAGATCGGGTTTGGTGGACAAGAGGACGACAAGGACGGAGAAGGAGGCCCTTTAGGGGAAGGAGACCCTTAAAGAAACCTACAGTCTCTAAATTATACCCTACTACCACAACTGAGGCTTTAACCACAGAGGTAACAACTACTGAGATTACCATGGAAACTTCAGTGGAGACAACTATAGGACCTCGACAGACTGTTTCAGTCTCCAAGCCCCTGTACACGCCATCCAGGACAGCAGACAGAACCACGGTAACTGTTTCAGCTGAGGAAACATCAGAGCGGGAGACATACTCATACGAGGAAGTTGACTGGAACAGGTTCACATCTAGCAGTACACCAGTCTATACTACAACCAACACACCTTTTATCCCTTCCACCACATTCATGCCAACTACCTCAAAACGGCCATACACAACAGCTCAGAACAGAATCCACAGCCATATCAGACCACCAACACAGAAGAACAATGGTCCCACCACTCATATGACACCAATGAGTGGAATCAAACCTACTGTGCAAAGCAGTGCTGCCAGAGGAAGTGCAGATAAAGGCCTAAACTTTGACACAATGACCATATTTACAGCAGAGCAAGGATACACCAATACCCCAGCCCCATACAATAACAAGGATATACACAATGCCATCACCAGTGTTTATAATCATGCCACAGGCTATGAAACTACCGGGGCCAATATTGCTGGCTTTCAACCCACGACAATGGTCATGACAAGCAAACCTAAGATAGTTGGTGGCAATGCAGCAAGCTTTACCGTTTTGGCTGACTCAGATGCTTTCCTGCCATGTGAGGCTGTTGGAAACCCTCAGCCAACTATAACCTGGAAACGCCTCTCCTCAAGCACAG gaAGCACTGATACCATTAAAGGGAGGATGGGCAAGTTTGAGGTGTTGAGTAATGGCACGCTGTCCATCCAGAATGCCAACATTAAGGACCGTGGCCAGTACCTCTGTCTAGCTGAGAATGATCATGGATCAGATAAACTTGTTGTCACCCTCTCTGTGGTGGCCTATCCGTCACGCATTCTTGAGCCAAAAATACGTGAGATAAAGTCTCATGCAGGAAACACTGTGGAGATGAAATGTAAAGCAGAGGGTCGGCCCACACCTTTGATATCCTGGATTCTGGCAAACCGGACTCAAGTCAGGGGCCCAAACTCAGAGAAGGAAAGGGTATCAGTGACTGCTGAGGGGACTCTGGTCATTGAGCAGGTGTCTGTTTATGACAGAGGTCATTACAAATGCATTGCCAGTAATCCAGCTGGAGCTGATACTGCTACAGTCCGACTACAGGTGGTGGCAGCTCCACCAGGCATCATGGAGGAAAAACGGCAGCAGGTGAAAGCTGGCGTAAGGCAAAACTTATGGCTGCCCTGCACCGGCCAAGGCAGCCCTCAGCCTACTATTCACTGGGTGCTCTATGATGGGTCAGTGGTCCGTTCCAACAGACCTGCCAGGGACACAAGGATATCAGTGTATGAGAATGGAACCCTCCACATGAAGGATGTGACTATAGCAGACAGCGGGAAATATGAATGCATTGCTACCAGCTCTACTGGTTCAGAGCGAAGGGTGGTGactctgacagtagagagacaAGAATCTGCACCTCAAATAGTGGAGACATCCCAGCGCGTGACCGAGTTATTCTTTGGGGACCAGCTGACACTGAATTGTTCAGCTACAGGAGACCCTAAACCCATAATTATCTGGAGGCTGCCCTCTAAAGCTGTGGTGGACCAGTGGCACAG GATGGGCAGCAGAATCCAGGTCTTGGATAATGGTACATTAATTATTAACACTGTGATTGATAAAGATGCTGGAGACTATCTCTGTGTGGCACGAAATAAGATTGGTGATGACCTCCAACTCATGAGGGTCAGGGTATCAATGAAGCCAGCCAAGATAGAGCCTAAGCTCTATGGCAAAAAGCAGGTGCCCTATGGTAATGACTTGAAGGTTGACTGTAAAGCCTCTGGGGCTCCAAAGCCAGAGATCTCCTGGGGTCTTCCAGACGGTACAGTGGTCAACAGTGCTCTGCAGGCTGATGCCAGCAGTGGACAAGGACGAGCACGGCGCTACACTCTGTTTGACAATGGAACGCTCTACCTAAACCAG GTTGGTATGTCAGAGGAAGGGGACTACACCTGCTATGCTGAGAACCAAGTGGGAAAAGATGAAATGCATGTGCATATCACTGTGGTGACTGCTGCCCCAAGGATACGTCCACACAGCCAGACCTATGCCATGGTGAAGCCTGGAGGGAACATTCGCTTTGACTGCGAAGCAGTTGGAGAACCCAAACCCAAGATCCTGTGGATGTTGCCCACCAACGACGTAATTGCAGCATCTAATGAACGCTACCTAATGCATGTCAATGGCTCTTTGGATATCAGGGATGTGAAGCTAATCGATGCTGGGGAGTATGTTTGTATGGCTCGCAACCCTGctggagaaaacagaaaagtctacAAGCTTTATATAGATGGGAATCCACCAGTAATCAATGGCTACCAGCAGAACCGGACTGTAATCAAAGATGTCGCCCCTAAATTCTCCAGGAAATTTATAGACTGTAAAGCAGAGGGCAACCCAGCTCCTATTATTACTTGGATAATGCCTGATAACATCTTTCTGACAGCACCATACTTTGGCAGTAGGATTAACGTCCACCATAATGGGACATTAGAAATACGGAACGTGCGCCCAACTGATACGGCTGAATTCATTTGCATGGCTAGGAATGATGGAGGAGAGGCAGTAATGGTGGTGCAGCTAGAGGTGACCAGTATGCTCCGAAGGCCGATCTTTAAGAACCCCTTCAATGAACGTATTGTGTCTTGGATTGGGAAAACCACAGTTCTGAACTGTTCTGCTGATGGACAGCCAATGCCAGAAATCACCTGGACCCTGCCTAATGGAACACGATTTACTGGTGGTCCTGAAGGTGTCTCCCGCCACCACCTAGGCAACGATGGGACTTTAATCATCTACAACCCTCGCCAAGAAGATGCTGGGAAGTACCGCTGTGGTGCCAAGAACGTTATGGGTTACATAGAGAAGCTAATAGTTCTGGACGTTGGGCAGAAGCCTTACATCCTGACAAGGCCGAGGGGCATCATACGCAGTGTGTCTGGGGAACCTCTTTTCCTTCACTGTCTATCTGATGGGAGTCCCAGACCCAGGATCTACTGGACCATACCTGGGGGCCACACCCTTACTCGGCCGCAAGTCCTCGGACGCTACCGTTTGCTAGACAATGGTACACTGGTTGTTGGGGACACCACTGTCCACGACCAGGGGAATTACGTCTGCAGGGCTCGGAATGATGCTGGTGAAGCTGTGCTCACTGTGCCTGTTGTTGTCCTCGCCTACCCTCCACGGATCACGACAGGGCCACCTCCCAGTGTGAAGGCGGTGGCTGGGACATCTGTACAGCTCAACTGTGCCGCCATTGGGATCCCCAAGCCAGACATCACCTGGGAGCTGCCTGATCATTCATTTCTGTCAACAGCAGAACAGGGCAGGCCTATGGGTAGTGAACAGCTCCACCCTCAGGGCACACTTACTATCCAGACGCTCACGGCCTCAGACACTGGCTCATACAAGTGCCTGGCCAAGAATCACCTGGGTTCAGACTCAAAAgtcatatatatacatgtactgTGA